From one Candidatus Poribacteria bacterium genomic stretch:
- the rpsU gene encoding 30S ribosomal protein S21 → MAQVVVTGEESIDRVLNRFKKLCEKEGLRREMKRRVAYEKPSERRRRKLLRRRRQLLRAQAKMQQWS, encoded by the coding sequence TTGGCTCAGGTCGTCGTAACGGGCGAAGAATCCATTGACCGGGTTCTCAATCGCTTCAAGAAACTGTGCGAGAAGGAAGGCTTGCGGCGCGAAATGAAGCGCCGTGTCGCCTACGAGAAGCCGAGCGAGCGCCGACGCCGCAAGCTGCTGCGTCGCCGCCGTCAGCTTCTGCGCGCACAAGCCAAGATGCAACAGTGGAGCTAG